One genomic window of Acidobacteriota bacterium includes the following:
- the gatA gene encoding Asp-tRNA(Asn)/Glu-tRNA(Gln) amidotransferase subunit GatA has translation MTDLTALTLAEALDGLESKQFSSVELTEAFNAAIQGARVLNAFVVETPEKALEMAKASDARRAKGKAGKLDGAPLGIKDLYCTKGVRTTACSGILGEFTPTYESTVTQNLWDEGAVMLGKLNMDEFAMGSSNETSHFGNVINPWRRKGDNQGLTPGGSSGGSASSVAANLCLAATASDTGGSIRQPAAFTGTVGIKPTYGRASRYGMVAFASSLDQAGPITKTVEDSAILLEVMCSHDPKDSTSLDIKTPDWRKDVRKGVKGMKIGIPKEYRIEGLSEEIDALWQQGIKWLKAAGAEIVDISLPHTKYALPAYYIVAPAEASSNLARYDGMRYGARVEGANLTGTYEGTRASGFGKEVQRRLMIGTYVLSSGYYDAYYLRAQKVRTKIFQDFVEAFKTCDAILTPACPSPAFAFGEKSGDPIEMYLNDVFTVTANLAGLPGIAVPAGLSANGLPLGLQVIGKALDESACFRVGGALEDAAGFVAKPEKWW, from the coding sequence ATGACCGATCTCACCGCCCTGACCCTCGCCGAAGCGCTGGACGGGCTGGAATCGAAGCAGTTTTCCTCGGTCGAGCTGACGGAGGCCTTCAACGCCGCCATCCAGGGCGCCCGCGTGCTCAACGCCTTCGTGGTCGAAACGCCGGAAAAAGCGCTCGAGATGGCCAAGGCCTCGGACGCCCGCCGCGCCAAGGGCAAGGCCGGCAAGCTCGACGGCGCCCCGCTCGGCATCAAGGACCTCTACTGCACCAAGGGTGTCCGCACGACCGCCTGCTCGGGCATCCTCGGCGAGTTCACGCCCACCTACGAGTCCACCGTCACCCAGAACCTCTGGGACGAAGGCGCCGTCATGCTCGGCAAGCTCAACATGGACGAGTTCGCGATGGGCTCCTCCAACGAGACCTCGCATTTCGGCAACGTCATCAACCCGTGGCGCCGCAAGGGCGACAACCAGGGCCTCACCCCCGGTGGCTCGTCGGGCGGATCGGCCTCCTCGGTCGCCGCCAACCTCTGCCTTGCCGCCACCGCCTCCGACACCGGCGGCTCGATCCGCCAGCCCGCCGCCTTCACCGGCACCGTCGGCATCAAGCCGACCTATGGCCGCGCCAGCCGCTACGGCATGGTCGCCTTCGCCTCCTCGCTCGACCAGGCCGGCCCGATCACCAAGACCGTCGAAGACAGCGCCATCCTCCTCGAAGTGATGTGCAGCCACGACCCGAAGGACTCCACCTCCCTCGACATCAAGACGCCCGACTGGCGGAAAGATGTCCGCAAGGGCGTGAAAGGCATGAAGATCGGTATCCCGAAGGAATACCGTATTGAAGGCCTCTCCGAGGAGATTGACGCGCTCTGGCAGCAGGGCATCAAGTGGCTGAAGGCCGCCGGCGCCGAGATCGTCGACATCTCCCTTCCGCACACGAAGTATGCGCTGCCCGCCTACTACATCGTCGCGCCCGCCGAAGCCTCGTCCAACCTCGCCCGCTATGACGGCATGCGCTACGGCGCCCGCGTCGAGGGCGCGAACCTGACCGGCACCTATGAAGGCACGCGCGCTTCCGGCTTCGGCAAGGAAGTCCAGCGCCGCCTGATGATCGGCACCTATGTGCTCTCGTCCGGCTATTACGACGCCTACTACCTGCGCGCCCAGAAAGTCCGTACCAAGATCTTCCAGGACTTCGTCGAGGCCTTCAAGACCTGCGACGCGATCCTGACGCCGGCCTGTCCGTCGCCCGCTTTCGCCTTCGGTGAAAAGTCCGGCGACCCGATCGAGATGTACCTCAACGACGTCTTCACGGTCACCGCGAACCTTGCCGGATTGCCCGGCATCGCCGTTCCGGCCGGCCTCTCCGCCAACGGCCTGCCGCTCGGCCTGCAGGTCATCGGCAAGGCCCTCGACGAGAGCGCCTGCTTCCGCGTCGGCGGCGCCCTGGAAGACGCAGCCGGCTTCGTGGCCAAACCGGAGAAGTGGTGGTAG
- a CDS encoding phosphodiesterase — protein sequence MAERFDLKGFAYAHRGLWQQAGPPENSLGGFRAAAAAGLGIEFDLRPSADGEAMIFHDSLLDRMTPASGVFEQRAAAELASIALTGWDERIPCFEDLLAFWPAHLPLLCEMKIDGSTDPAAFARRIAARLADWPGRAAAMSFSEAAVRALPARLMRGQLVLPAVQAGEDVFTQTAKRALADGIDYLAVHHTDTARAAALLEGAATPFVVWTIRNEADLAAARTYNPAIIFEHIDPAGAAP from the coding sequence ATGGCCGAGCGGTTTGACCTCAAGGGTTTCGCCTATGCCCATCGCGGGCTGTGGCAGCAGGCCGGGCCGCCGGAAAACTCGCTCGGTGGTTTCCGCGCGGCGGCGGCAGCGGGGCTCGGCATCGAGTTTGACCTGCGCCCTTCGGCGGACGGCGAGGCGATGATCTTCCACGATTCGCTGCTTGACCGGATGACACCGGCGAGCGGCGTTTTCGAACAGCGGGCGGCGGCGGAGCTTGCCTCCATCGCGCTTACGGGGTGGGACGAGCGGATACCCTGCTTCGAGGACCTGCTCGCGTTCTGGCCGGCGCACCTGCCGCTGCTGTGCGAGATGAAGATCGACGGATCGACCGACCCGGCGGCGTTCGCCCGGCGGATTGCGGCGCGGCTGGCCGACTGGCCGGGGCGGGCGGCGGCGATGAGCTTTTCCGAGGCGGCGGTGCGCGCGCTGCCCGCCCGCCTGATGCGGGGCCAGCTGGTCCTGCCGGCGGTTCAGGCGGGCGAAGACGTTTTCACGCAGACCGCGAAGCGGGCGCTGGCGGACGGCATCGACTATCTCGCCGTGCATCATACCGATACGGCGCGTGCGGCGGCGTTACTTGAGGGCGCGGCGACGCCGTTCGTGGTGTGGACGATCCGCAACGAGGCCGATCTGGCGGCGGCGCGGACTTACAATCCGGCAATTATCTTCGAGCATATCGACCCGGCGGGCGCGGCGCCCTAA
- a CDS encoding DNA polymerase IV, which produces MASLCRDCLTVKTGDFDRCPACGRLRVVSHPALLSLSIAHVDCDAFYAAVEKRDNPALRDKPLIVGGGTRGVVTTCCYMARLYGVRSAMPMFKALKLCPEAVVVPPDFRKYHEAGRAIRARMDALTPLVQPVSIDEAYLDLAGTERLHGVPPAASLARLALDVEAQVGVTVSVGLSANKFLAKTASELDKPRGFAVLAPEDAEAFLADQPVSFLHGVGPKFAESLNRDGFHTVADLQRADLKDLIRRYGETGEWLKKCAHGRDNRKVSPHDDRKSVSSETTFFEDTADLAVLEDHLWRLSVKTADRAKAEGVVGIVVTLKLKTADFKPVTRRLSLHAPTQLAQEVFRTARPLLAKEVTGRVRYRLIGVGLSGLSPHHADSVDLIDPKVAKRAAAERASDKARAKFGRNAVITGRAARMAKKDEG; this is translated from the coding sequence ATGGCAAGCCTTTGCCGCGACTGCCTCACTGTAAAGACAGGGGATTTTGACCGGTGCCCGGCCTGCGGGCGGTTGCGTGTCGTCAGTCACCCGGCCCTGCTCTCCCTGTCGATTGCGCATGTTGATTGCGATGCATTCTATGCAGCAGTCGAGAAGCGGGACAATCCGGCGCTTCGTGACAAGCCCTTAATCGTTGGCGGCGGCACGCGCGGGGTGGTGACGACCTGCTGCTACATGGCGCGGCTGTACGGAGTGCGCTCGGCCATGCCGATGTTCAAGGCGCTGAAGCTGTGCCCTGAAGCGGTCGTGGTTCCGCCCGATTTCCGCAAGTACCATGAGGCGGGCCGGGCCATCCGTGCGCGGATGGATGCCCTGACACCGCTGGTGCAGCCGGTCTCGATCGACGAGGCTTACCTGGACCTTGCCGGCACCGAGCGCCTGCACGGTGTGCCGCCGGCGGCGAGCCTGGCACGCCTCGCGCTGGATGTGGAAGCGCAGGTGGGCGTGACCGTGTCGGTGGGCCTGTCCGCCAACAAGTTCCTCGCCAAGACCGCGAGTGAACTCGACAAGCCACGCGGCTTCGCCGTGCTGGCACCCGAGGATGCCGAGGCGTTCCTTGCCGACCAGCCGGTGAGCTTCCTGCACGGCGTCGGGCCGAAATTTGCCGAATCGCTGAACCGCGACGGGTTCCATACGGTCGCCGACCTTCAGCGTGCGGATCTCAAGGACCTGATCCGCCGGTATGGCGAGACCGGTGAATGGCTGAAGAAGTGTGCGCATGGCCGCGACAACCGGAAGGTCAGCCCGCACGACGACCGCAAATCGGTCTCCAGCGAGACGACCTTCTTCGAGGACACCGCCGACCTTGCGGTGCTGGAGGACCACCTCTGGCGCCTCAGCGTGAAGACCGCTGACCGCGCGAAGGCCGAGGGCGTGGTGGGCATCGTGGTGACGCTCAAACTGAAGACAGCCGACTTCAAGCCGGTGACGCGGCGCCTCTCGCTGCACGCGCCGACGCAGCTGGCGCAGGAAGTGTTCCGCACGGCGCGGCCCTTGCTGGCGAAGGAGGTGACGGGGCGTGTGCGCTACCGGCTGATCGGGGTTGGCCTGTCCGGCCTCTCGCCGCACCATGCCGACAGCGTCGACCTGATCGACCCGAAGGTGGCCAAGCGCGCCGCAGCGGAGCGGGCTTCCGACAAGGCACGGGCGAAGTTCGGCCGCAACGCGGTGATCACCGGCCGGGCCGCCCGGATGGCGAAGAAGGACGAGGGCTGA
- a CDS encoding response regulator: MTKEHSRTVLVVEDNDLNMRLFCDLLGAYGFKTFQCRDGAKAVEIARKELPDLIIMDIQLPEVSGLDITRWLKDDKKVAHIPVLAVTAFAMRTDEQRVREAGCEGYLSKPIQIASFIRAVEALMPKEPA, from the coding sequence ATGACCAAAGAGCATTCCAGGACAGTGTTGGTGGTTGAGGACAATGACCTCAACATGCGCCTGTTCTGTGACTTGCTGGGGGCCTACGGGTTCAAGACCTTCCAGTGCCGCGACGGCGCCAAAGCGGTCGAGATCGCCCGCAAGGAGCTGCCGGACCTCATCATCATGGATATCCAGCTGCCGGAAGTGTCGGGTCTCGACATCACGCGCTGGCTCAAGGACGACAAGAAGGTCGCCCACATTCCCGTGCTGGCCGTGACCGCCTTTGCCATGCGTACGGACGAACAGCGTGTGCGCGAAGCCGGCTGCGAAGGCTACCTGTCCAAACCCATCCAGATCGCATCCTTCATCCGGGCGGTGGAAGCGCTGATGCCGAAGGAGCCGGCATGA
- a CDS encoding lipoprotein, with the protein MKQVIFAAVAAATLAGCTSTPAEPSPRGIAQYADDPRLGEETNKVCFASSIDGFSMNDRSTVLLHDGKKRYMVEVTGTCLDLDNAESIALDNSTSCLTPGDSIIIASTFGETFGSRRCMIRNIYNWDKDAKKAEENPA; encoded by the coding sequence ATGAAACAGGTCATTTTCGCCGCCGTCGCGGCTGCAACGCTCGCGGGCTGCACGAGCACCCCGGCTGAACCCAGCCCGCGCGGGATCGCCCAGTATGCCGACGATCCCCGCCTTGGCGAGGAGACCAACAAGGTCTGTTTCGCGTCGAGCATCGACGGGTTCAGCATGAACGACCGCAGCACGGTGCTGCTGCACGACGGCAAGAAGCGCTACATGGTCGAGGTGACGGGCACCTGCCTCGACCTCGACAATGCCGAATCGATTGCCCTCGACAATTCCACCAGCTGCCTGACGCCGGGCGATTCCATCATCATCGCCTCGACCTTCGGGGAAACCTTCGGGTCGCGCCGGTGCATGATCAGGAACATCTACAACTGGGACAAGGACGCCAAGAAGGCTGAAGAAAATCCCGCCTGA
- a CDS encoding RidA family protein, which yields MSTPEENLDRLGIVLPAPMKPVATYVPFVITGNLLYVSGQVSATADGRILGRLGENMELSAGQHAARICGINLIAQCKAAVGDLSRIKRVVKLGGFVNAAPDFVDIPQVVNGCSDLMVEVFGEAGKHARSAVACPTLPLGVAVEVDGVFEIA from the coding sequence ATGTCCACGCCCGAAGAGAACCTTGACCGTCTCGGCATCGTGCTGCCGGCGCCGATGAAGCCGGTGGCGACGTACGTGCCCTTCGTGATCACCGGCAACCTGCTCTACGTCTCCGGCCAGGTGAGCGCGACCGCGGACGGGCGCATCCTAGGGCGCCTTGGCGAGAACATGGAACTTTCCGCCGGCCAGCACGCCGCGCGCATCTGCGGCATCAACCTGATCGCCCAGTGCAAGGCTGCCGTGGGCGACCTGTCGCGCATCAAGCGGGTGGTGAAGCTCGGCGGGTTCGTCAACGCGGCGCCGGACTTTGTCGACATTCCGCAGGTGGTGAACGGCTGCTCGGACCTGATGGTCGAAGTGTTTGGCGAAGCGGGCAAGCATGCGCGCTCGGCGGTCGCCTGCCCCACCCTGCCGCTGGGCGTGGCGGTGGAAGTGGACGGCGTGTTCGAGATCGCGTGA
- a CDS encoding SET domain-containing protein-lysine N-methyltransferase, with product MLAPDGGARAEVRTSPLHGRGLFASVRLPAGAEIGTYPLLVLSHEDTETLKATRLYHYVFYVDERADGAIRAAVAFGEISMCNHSSKANADFTVDAGAQTVRLTARTALKAGDEILIDYEEFAEEAI from the coding sequence ATGCTTGCACCAGACGGAGGGGCCCGCGCCGAGGTTCGCACCTCGCCCCTGCATGGCCGCGGATTGTTTGCTTCGGTTCGCCTTCCGGCGGGGGCCGAGATCGGCACCTATCCCCTGCTGGTGCTCTCCCACGAAGACACCGAGACGCTGAAGGCAACGCGGCTCTACCACTACGTTTTCTATGTCGATGAGCGCGCCGACGGCGCGATCCGGGCGGCGGTGGCGTTCGGGGAGATCTCGATGTGCAACCACAGCAGCAAGGCCAATGCCGACTTTACGGTTGACGCGGGCGCGCAAACCGTGAGGTTGACCGCGCGCACCGCCCTGAAGGCGGGAGACGAAATTCTCATTGATTATGAGGAGTTTGCCGAAGAGGCGATCTGA
- a CDS encoding zinc-binding dehydrogenase — MPKTALQLRSLVRSSGELELSLEEVLVPEPGPDDVLIEVQATPINPSDLGLLVGAADLSTAKQSGTKDRPVITAAVPQAALRVMKPRLDQSMPVGNEGAGVVVKAGSSPAAQALLGKMVAGLGGEMYSQYRLLNVAQVLPLPDGTSARDGASCFVNPLTALAFVETMKAEGHTALVHTAAASNLGQMLNKICLKDGVELVNIVRKEEQAKILRDIGAKHIVDSSSPKFMEELIDKLAETGATLAFDAIGGGPLAGQLLVAMEAAASRNMKEFSRYGSGKETQVYIYGRLDMGPTIVPPGVGFAWKLGGFLLTPFLQKAGPQVRAKMRQRVVDELTTTFASHYTAEISLAEALDLKTLQAYNAKATGEKYLINPSK, encoded by the coding sequence ATGCCGAAGACCGCCCTTCAACTGCGCAGCCTTGTGCGCTCGTCCGGGGAACTGGAACTGTCACTGGAAGAGGTGCTGGTGCCGGAGCCGGGCCCGGATGACGTGCTGATCGAAGTGCAGGCGACGCCGATCAACCCGTCGGACCTTGGCCTGCTGGTCGGCGCGGCCGACCTGTCGACGGCAAAGCAGTCCGGTACGAAGGACCGCCCGGTGATCACCGCGGCGGTGCCGCAGGCGGCGCTGCGCGTGATGAAGCCTCGGCTCGACCAGTCGATGCCGGTCGGCAACGAGGGCGCCGGTGTCGTGGTGAAGGCGGGCTCTTCGCCGGCCGCGCAGGCGCTGCTTGGCAAGATGGTCGCCGGCCTCGGCGGCGAGATGTATTCGCAGTACCGCCTTTTGAACGTGGCGCAGGTGCTGCCGCTGCCGGATGGCACCTCGGCGCGCGACGGCGCCTCCTGCTTCGTGAACCCGCTGACGGCGCTCGCCTTTGTCGAGACGATGAAGGCGGAAGGCCACACGGCGCTGGTGCATACGGCGGCTGCCTCGAACCTCGGCCAGATGCTGAACAAGATCTGCCTCAAGGACGGGGTGGAGCTGGTCAACATCGTGCGCAAGGAAGAGCAGGCGAAGATCCTGCGAGACATCGGCGCCAAGCATATCGTCGACTCCTCCTCGCCGAAATTCATGGAAGAGCTGATCGACAAGCTGGCGGAGACCGGCGCGACGCTGGCGTTTGACGCGATCGGCGGCGGGCCGCTGGCCGGGCAGCTGCTGGTGGCGATGGAAGCGGCGGCGAGCCGCAACATGAAAGAGTTCAGCCGCTACGGCTCCGGCAAGGAGACGCAGGTCTACATCTATGGCCGCCTCGACATGGGACCGACCATCGTGCCGCCGGGCGTCGGCTTTGCCTGGAAGCTCGGCGGGTTCCTGTTGACGCCGTTCCTGCAGAAGGCCGGCCCGCAGGTGCGCGCCAAGATGCGCCAGCGCGTGGTGGACGAACTGACGACGACGTTCGCCAGCCACTACACGGCGGAAATCTCGCTGGCCGAGGCGCTCGATCTGAAGACGCTGCAGGCCTACAACGCCAAGGCGACCGGCGAGAAGTACCTAATCAATCCGAGCAAGTAG
- a CDS encoding N-acetyltransferase — MDASLPRLSQVNSMSAVDPAAWNAVANPPGLAYDPFLTWEFLDAMERSGAATPRTGWRGAHVLAHDAGGRLRGAMPMWLKSHSRGEFVFDQSWGEAWERAGGSYYPKLLSAVPFTPVTGRRRLVAPGPDEALYKSALLQGAFQMAMEMDLSSLHINFIEDAEVPALEAAGLLIRTDQQFHWKNDGYGSFGDFLATLSSDKRKNLRKERAKAQEGLEFRHITGDAITEAHLDRFFDFYMDTGSRKWGSPYLTRASFSLLRERMAKDLLFIFAYEDGEAIAGAMNLIGSETLYGRYWGCIDQRPMLHFETCYYQAIDFAIANGLKTVEAGAQGGHKLARGYGPVLTHSAHWIAHAGFRAAVADYLERERAAVDADFDYLKDRTPFRKGE; from the coding sequence ATGGATGCCTCCCTGCCCCGCCTCAGCCAGGTCAATTCGATGTCGGCCGTTGATCCGGCGGCGTGGAACGCGGTCGCCAATCCGCCGGGGCTGGCCTACGACCCGTTCCTGACCTGGGAATTCCTGGACGCGATGGAACGCTCCGGCGCCGCAACACCGCGGACCGGCTGGCGGGGCGCGCATGTGCTGGCGCACGATGCCGGCGGGCGGCTGCGCGGGGCGATGCCGATGTGGCTGAAGAGCCACTCGCGCGGCGAGTTCGTGTTCGACCAGAGCTGGGGCGAGGCCTGGGAGCGCGCGGGCGGATCGTATTATCCCAAGCTGCTGTCGGCGGTGCCGTTCACGCCGGTGACCGGGCGGCGGCGGCTGGTGGCGCCGGGGCCGGACGAAGCGCTCTACAAGTCCGCGCTTTTGCAGGGCGCCTTCCAGATGGCGATGGAGATGGACCTGTCCTCGCTGCACATCAATTTCATCGAGGACGCCGAAGTGCCGGCGCTGGAGGCGGCGGGCTTGCTGATCCGCACGGACCAGCAATTCCACTGGAAGAATGACGGGTACGGATCATTCGGTGATTTTCTCGCGACGCTGTCTTCCGACAAGCGCAAGAACCTGCGCAAGGAGCGCGCGAAGGCGCAGGAGGGGCTGGAGTTCCGGCACATCACCGGCGACGCGATCACCGAGGCGCATCTCGACCGGTTTTTTGATTTCTACATGGACACTGGCAGCCGAAAATGGGGCTCGCCCTACCTGACGCGGGCGAGCTTTTCGCTGCTCCGTGAACGGATGGCGAAGGACCTGCTCTTCATCTTCGCCTATGAGGACGGCGAGGCGATTGCCGGGGCGATGAACCTGATCGGTTCGGAGACGCTGTATGGCCGCTACTGGGGCTGTATCGACCAGCGGCCGATGCTGCATTTCGAGACCTGCTATTACCAGGCGATCGACTTTGCGATCGCGAACGGCCTGAAGACGGTGGAGGCCGGCGCGCAGGGCGGGCACAAGCTGGCGCGCGGCTATGGCCCGGTGCTGACCCATTCGGCGCACTGGATTGCCCATGCGGGCTTCCGCGCCGCTGTGGCGGACTATCTCGAGCGCGAACGCGCGGCAGTGGACGCCGATTTCGACTACCTCAAGGACCGCACCCCGTTCAGGAAAGGCGAATGA
- the gatB gene encoding Asp-tRNA(Asn)/Glu-tRNA(Gln) amidotransferase subunit GatB: MTDRPTFRIKGETGDWEVVMGLEIHAQVASNAKLFSGAATTFGADPNCNVSLVDAAMPGMLPVINRFCVEQAIRTGLGLKARINTWSRFDRKNYFYPDLPQGYQISQFAHPIVGEGEIEVDVEVPGKEDYAFTCRIERLHLEQDAGKSIHDMDPNATYVDLNRSGVALMEIVSKPDVRSPAEAAAYVKKLRAIVIALGTCDGDMEKGNLRADVNVSVCRPGAYEKFRETGDFKHLGTRCELKNMNSYRFIQQAIEYEARRQIEIIESGGKVDQETRLFDAVKGETRSMRSKEDAHDYRYFPDPDLLPLEFEQAWIEDIRKSLPELPDQKRARFEKDYGLSRYDAGVLTSDADKAEYYETVAKGRDPKLAANWVTQELFGYLNKEGLELADSPVSASALGGLIGLISDNTISGKIAKDVFARMIAGEGEAGAIVEKHGLKQVTDTGAIEKVVDEIIAANPEQVAKVKDKPQTLGWFVGQVMKASGGKANPQAVNDILKAKLGL; the protein is encoded by the coding sequence ATGACCGACAGACCTACCTTCCGCATCAAGGGCGAAACCGGCGACTGGGAAGTCGTCATGGGGCTGGAAATCCACGCCCAGGTCGCCTCCAATGCGAAGCTGTTCTCCGGCGCGGCCACCACCTTCGGCGCAGACCCGAACTGCAACGTCTCGCTCGTCGACGCCGCCATGCCGGGCATGCTGCCGGTCATCAACAGGTTCTGCGTCGAGCAGGCGATCCGGACCGGCCTCGGCCTCAAGGCCAGGATCAACACCTGGAGCCGCTTCGACCGGAAGAACTACTTCTACCCGGACCTGCCGCAAGGCTACCAGATATCCCAGTTCGCCCACCCGATCGTCGGCGAGGGCGAGATCGAGGTCGACGTCGAAGTTCCGGGCAAGGAGGATTACGCCTTCACCTGCCGCATCGAGCGCCTGCACCTCGAACAGGATGCCGGCAAGTCGATCCACGACATGGACCCGAACGCCACCTATGTGGACCTCAACCGCTCCGGCGTCGCCCTCATGGAAATCGTCTCCAAGCCTGACGTGCGCTCGCCCGCCGAGGCCGCCGCCTATGTCAAGAAACTGCGCGCCATCGTCATCGCGCTCGGCACCTGCGACGGCGACATGGAGAAGGGCAACCTGCGCGCCGACGTGAACGTCTCCGTCTGCCGCCCCGGCGCCTACGAGAAGTTCCGGGAAACCGGCGATTTCAAACACCTCGGCACGCGCTGCGAGCTGAAGAACATGAACTCCTACCGCTTCATCCAGCAGGCCATCGAATACGAGGCGCGCCGCCAGATCGAGATCATCGAAAGCGGCGGCAAGGTCGATCAGGAAACCCGCCTGTTCGACGCCGTGAAAGGCGAGACCCGCTCGATGCGCTCCAAGGAAGACGCGCACGACTACCGCTATTTCCCGGATCCTGACCTCCTGCCGCTCGAATTCGAGCAGGCCTGGATCGAGGACATCCGCAAATCGCTGCCCGAACTTCCGGACCAGAAGCGCGCCCGCTTCGAGAAGGACTACGGCCTCTCGCGTTACGACGCCGGCGTTCTCACGTCCGACGCCGACAAGGCCGAGTACTACGAAACCGTCGCCAAGGGCCGCGATCCGAAACTCGCCGCCAACTGGGTCACGCAGGAACTCTTCGGCTACCTCAACAAGGAAGGCCTGGAGCTCGCTGACAGCCCCGTCTCGGCCTCCGCGCTCGGCGGCCTGATCGGCCTCATCTCGGACAACACGATAAGCGGCAAGATCGCCAAGGACGTCTTTGCCCGGATGATCGCGGGTGAGGGCGAGGCTGGCGCCATCGTCGAGAAACACGGCCTGAAACAGGTCACCGACACCGGCGCCATCGAGAAGGTCGTCGACGAGATCATCGCGGCAAACCCCGAACAGGTCGCCAAGGTGAAGGACAAGCCGCAGACCCTCGGCTGGTTCGTCGGCCAGGTGATGAAAGCCTCGGGCGGCAAGGCCAACCCGCAGGCCGTCAACGACATCCTGAAAGCCAAGCTCGGACTCTGA
- a CDS encoding HIT family protein, whose translation MTLHAPYDPANIFAKILRGEMPSVKVFEDEVALAFMDVFPQVEGHTLVIPKAVEARNLLDMPEDELGAYMLRVQKVTRAVEAGLKPDGVRVMQFNGAPAGQTIFHIHFHILPIFDGVKPGAHASGGMKSAADLEPIAAKIRAGF comes from the coding sequence ATGACCCTTCACGCTCCCTACGACCCCGCCAATATCTTTGCGAAAATCCTGCGCGGCGAGATGCCGAGTGTGAAGGTTTTCGAGGATGAGGTGGCGCTCGCCTTCATGGATGTGTTCCCGCAAGTGGAGGGGCATACGCTGGTGATCCCGAAGGCGGTTGAGGCGCGCAACCTGCTCGACATGCCGGAGGACGAGCTGGGCGCCTATATGCTCCGCGTGCAGAAGGTGACGCGGGCGGTGGAAGCCGGGCTGAAGCCGGACGGGGTGCGCGTGATGCAGTTCAACGGCGCGCCCGCTGGTCAGACGATCTTCCACATTCACTTCCACATCCTGCCGATCTTTGACGGCGTTAAACCCGGCGCGCATGCCAGCGGCGGTATGAAGAGCGCCGCAGACCTGGAGCCAATTGCGGCGAAGATCCGCGCGGGATTCTGA